One Sebastes umbrosus isolate fSebUmb1 chromosome 6, fSebUmb1.pri, whole genome shotgun sequence DNA window includes the following coding sequences:
- the b3gnt7l gene encoding UDP-GlcNAc:betaGal beta-1,3-N-acetylglucosaminyltransferase 7, like — protein sequence MDHFSSRRKRVGLLKPLLSLSLVFASFLMIHKLKLAEKDVVGAKHEREDAHGWCGSSECFSLKKGVVKTSSDSPVFPSNGTHPPASSWDAQVLNCSEDASVRSQDWFRRLDPRFHQFVLHRHCRYFPMLINHPEKCSDGDGDGDGDGVHLLMVVKSVIEQHDRREAVRKSWGEERTVDGKKIKTLFLLGSPTTGKDTKNLQKLIEYEDQIYGDILQWDFMDTFFNLTLKEVNFLKWFDIYCSGVQFIFKGDDDVFVNTLNLLQLIGFKVEDGKDADLFVGDTISKAIPIRNRQSKYYIPKELYDKPYPPYVGGGGFLMSSQLARRLFVVSEDLELYPIDDVFLGMCMQKLHLAPEMHPGFRTFGITRRKVSPMNGEPCFYKNLIVVHKLSAQELLRMWSVVHNEDLICAQRVTI from the coding sequence ATGGATCACTTTTCATCCCGGAGGAAGCGGGTCGGTCTGCTGAAACCGCTGCTGAGTCTGTCTCTCGTCTTTGCGTCTTTTCTCATGATCCACAAGCTGAAACTTGCAGAGAAGGACGTGGTGGGAGCTAAACACGAGAGAGAGGATGCCCATGGCTGGTGCGGCTCCTCCGAGTGTTTCTCATTGAAGAAAGGAGTCGTGAAAACTAGTTCAGACTCTCCGGTGTTTCCTAGCAACGGGACTCATCCTCCAGCTTCTTCTTGGGACGCGCAGGTCCTCAACTGCAGCGAGGACGCGTCTGTGAGGAGCCAGGACTGGTTCCGACGTCTGGACCCGAGGTTTCACCAGTTCGTGCTCCACAGACACTGCAGGTACTTCCCCATGCTCATCAACCACCCGGAGAAGTGCtcggatggagatggagatggagatggagatggagtgCATCTCCTCATGGTGGTGAAGTCCGTCATAGAGCAGCACGACAGACGAGAGGCTGTGCGTAAAAGCTGGGGAGAGGAGAGAACCGTGGATGGGAAGAAGATcaaaactttatttcttttgGGAAGCCCCACGACTGGGAAGGACACAAAGAACCTGCAGAAGCTGATCGAGTACGAGGACCAGATCTACGGGGACATCCTCCAGTGGGACTTCATGGACACCTTCTTCAACTTGACCCTGAAAGAGGTCAACTTCTTAAAATGGTTTGACATCTACTGCTCTGGTGTGCAGTTCATCTTCAAAGGAGATGATGATGTGTTTGTGAATACTCTCAATCTACTGCAGCTCATTGGGTTCAAAGTGGAGGATGGTAAAGACGCAGACTTGTTTGTTGGGGACACAATCTCCAAGGCGATCCCCATCCGGAACCGGCAGAGTAAATACTACATCCCCAAAGAGCTGTATGATAAGCCGTATCCTCCTTATGTGGGAGGTGGAGGGTTTCTGATGTCCTCCCAGCTGGCCAGGAGGCTCTTCGTGGTCTCGGAGGATTTGGAGTTGTACCCCAttgatgatgtgtttttggGGATGTGCATGCAGAAGCTCCACTTGGCCCCAGAGATGCACCCGGGCTTCAGGACCTTCGGCATCACCAGGCGCAAAGTGAGCCCCATGAACGGAGAGCCGTGCTTTTACAAGAACCTCATCGTGGTGCACAAGCTGAGCGCGCAGGAGCTGCTCAGGATGTGGAGCGTGGTGCACAACGAGGACCTGATCTGTGCTCAGAGGGTCACCATATGA
- the cep104 gene encoding centrosomal protein of 104 kDa isoform X1, whose protein sequence is MPRKIGFIVVNSSSHEDNFSAKELMVHAPTVNGWRSNRLCSYPQHVTLQLVERSRVRKLQLLAHQYLIPAKVEFHIGDTLPETGTSGFPGQLRRLGYVSLSDNEKTGFKARELKSVHVDAVGTYLRITLHRNHTNHYNHHNQVALVAINVLGDSLDGNAFNTIPSREQLIEHYLNSTQLEAALDTTFMGKCESISPLDDLAFDMYQDPEVAHIIRVLDQKKQDMVRQEKYEQAKNLKQAVADLQKVGERLARYDVEKRCAIEKEDYDLAKKKKELMEEYRRSVYQQLEVHNLLDMTVITRTADSSPAQDPPSLLPSPGHRSVPTKPLMSTDTFRKGKKTNAPQNQQSDAEAVVPKLSSQADTPCTPAAVPKIDVTSVPYDEKPLPTLQRKDRPVEAIPSPAEQHSPQPDAQQTPDSPEMSGEPEPLTEKAQREAGLPIEVYGESLVAGAYSKTWSYREDALLNTYKKLLELSPTTPKEELRNMIRAAVFLVKKSLLDKVSSVFHASLKLLRLLLSKLIPGLGRAEVTHCMDQTWPNLLARTGDSASRLRGTATAFIQEIAVLKDVRTLQVIPSELVKPLKSNFPSRLARSRAELLEKLLADLGTGNSGFTLDNVMTFCTAALQHNASAVRELAVRLILSMYQQHRAAVLRYLPPNDAAARKNFLLKTLFDGFAKIDGKLVDTQTLKKGGGPQDGQKEKEEIHSLQEQLAALKEITERGNESTKGQMTKKEAPKVDSQKSSKTTVTKVPQNKVTDSIDVQQSINDLDNLCIFCGKKDESFTEDGLDLHYWKHCPMLRRCDECRQVVEIASLTEHLLGECESRSKFSQCPRCSEAVATEDLTRHVQGPACNTPISGKGSNHCPLCHNNFIPGEKAWKAHLMGREGCKQNSRRTAVSQRTQPAQGRAVGGSKLNQAWSVGARARAMGRGSRIPALAPLARGHTPGKH, encoded by the exons ATGCCCAGAAAGATAGGATTCATTGTGGTCAACTCTTCAAGTCATGAAGACAACTTCAGTGCCAAGGAACTCATGGTGCATGCACCCACAGTCAATGGCTGGAGATCTAACAG GCTGTGCTCGTACCCTCAACACGTCACCCTCCAGCTGGTGGAGAGAAGTAGGGTGAGGAAACTGCAGCTGCTGGCCCACCAGTACCTGATCCCAGCCAAGGTGGAGTTCCACATTGGAGACACCCTCCCTGAAACCGGCACCTCAGGGTTTCCCGGGCAGCTTCGCAGACTCGG GTACGTGTCTTTGTCGGACAATGAGAAGACAGGCTTCAAAGCTCGGGAGCTGAAGTCGGTCCATGTAGACGCCGTCGGAACGTACCTGAGAATAACCCTCCATAGGAACCACACCAACCATTACAATCACCACAATCAG GTTGCTTTGGTTGCCATTAATGTTCTGGGGGATTCTTTGGATGGCAATGCTTTTAACACTATT CCAAGCAGAGAGCAGCTGATCGAACACTACCTCAACAGTACCCAGCTGGAAGCCGCCTTGGACACGACCTTCATGGG TAAATGTGAATCCATCTCGCCCTTGGACGACCTGGCCTTCGACATGTACCAGGACCCCGAAGTGGCCCACATCATCCGTGTCCTGGACCAAAAGAAGCAGGACATGGTCCGGCAGGAGAAATACGAGCAGGCCAAGAATCTGAAGCAGGCTGTTGCAGACCTGCAGAAG GTGGGGGAGCGTTTGGCTCGGTATGATGTGGAGAAACGGTGCGCGATCGAAAAGGAAGACTATGACCtggccaagaagaagaaggagctgATGGAGGAGTACAGGAGGAGCGTCTACCAGCAGCTGGAAGTCCACAACCTGTTGGACATGACAGTG ATCACACGGACCGCAGATTCATCCCCAGCCCAGGATCCTCCCTCCCTTCTGCCTTCTCCAGGTCACCGTTCAGTCCCCACCAAGCCTCTTATGTCCACAGACACATTcaggaaggggaaaaaaacgaACGCTCCTCAGAACCAACAGTCGGACGCAGAAGCGGTTGTGCCCAAACTAAGCAGCCAAGCTGACACACCGTGCACCCCCGCTGCTGTACCCAAGATAGAC GTTACCAGTGTGCCTTATGATGAGAAGCCGCTGCCAACCCTTCAGAGGAAAGACCGGCCTGTGGAGGCCATCCCGAGCCCTGCAGAGCAGCACTCCCCCCAACCTGACGCCCAACAGACTCCAGACAGCCCAGAGATGAGTGGAGAGCCAGAGCCCCTGACGGAAAAGGCCCAGAGAGAGGCCGGCCTTCCAATAGAGGTCTATGGAGAAAGCCTG GTGGCTGGTGCGTATTCCAAAACCTGGTCCTACAGAGAGGATGCTCTCCTGAACACGTACAAGAAGCTTTTGGAGCTGTCACCCACCACCCCCAAGGAGGAGCTGAGAAACATGATAAGAGCTGCAGTCTTCCTGGTCAAGAAGTCCCTGCTGGATAAAGTGTCATCT GTTTTCCACGCCTCCCTGAAGTTGCTGCGGCTCCTGCTGAGCAAGCTGATCCCAGGGCTGGGCCGGGCCGAGGTGACCCACTGCATGGATCAGACTTGGCCCAACCTGCTGGCCAGGACTGGAGACTCAGCCAGCCGCCTCCGGGGAACAGCCACTGCCTTCATACAG GAAATTGCTGTTTTGAAGGATGTACGCACCCTGCAGGTAATCCCAAGTGAGCTGGTGAAGCCCTTGAAATCCAACTTCCCCTCTCGTCTGGCTCGGAGTCGGGCCGAGCTGCTCGAGAAGCTACTCGCTGATCTGGGTACAGGGAACTCTGGCTTCACCCTGGACAATGTCATGACG TTCTGTACAGCAGCTTTGCAGCACAATGCATCAGCGGTTCGAGAGCTGGCGGTGCGTCTCATCTTATCCATGTACCAGCAGCACAGAGCTGCTGTTCTCCGCTACCTTCCACCCAATGATGCTGCTGCACGGAAGAACTTCCTCCTCAAAACCCTCTTTGATGGCTTTGCCAAGATTGATGGAAAGCTGGTGGACACTCAG ACTTTGAAGAAGGGAGGTGGTCCGCAGGATGGGcaaaaggagaaggaggagatcCACTCTCTTCAGGAGCAGCTGGCTGCCTTGAAAGAGATCACA gagagagggaatgaAAGCACCAAAGGACAAATGACCAAGAAAGAAGCTCCCAAAGTTGATTCCCAAAAATCCAGCAAAACAA CTGTCACAAAAGTGCCGCAGAACAAGGTAACGGACAGTATTGACGTTCAACAATCTATCAACGATCTGGACAA CCTGTGTATATTCTGCGGTAAAAAGGATGAGTCATTCACAGAGGATGGATTGGACCTTCACTACTGGAAACACTGTCCTATGCTGAGACGCTGCGATGAATGCAGACAG GTAGTGGAGATAGCCAGCCTCACCGAGCACCTACTGGGTGAATGTGAAAGCAGGTCCAAGTTCAGCCAGTGCCCGCGCTGCTCGGAGGCCGTGGCCACTGAAGATCTGACTCGCCACGTCCAGGGTCCCGCCTGCAACA CCCCCATCTCGGGTAAAGGCTCCAACCACTGTCCTCTGTGTCACAACAACTTCATACCCGGAGAAAAG GCCTGGAAGGCTCACCTCATGGGCAGGGAGGGCTGTAAACAAAACTCACGCAGGACTGCGGTGTCCCAGAGAACCCAGCCAGCACAAG GCAGGGCTGTTGGTGGATCCAAGCTGAACCAGGCCTGGTCGGTCGGGGCCAGAGCCAGAGCTATGGGCCGAGGCAGCCGGATCCCGGCCCTGGCACCCCTCGCCAGAGGACACACACCGGGGAAGCACTGA
- the cep104 gene encoding centrosomal protein of 104 kDa isoform X2, whose protein sequence is MPRKIGFIVVNSSSHEDNFSAKELMVHAPTVNGWRSNRLCSYPQHVTLQLVERSRVRKLQLLAHQYLIPAKVEFHIGDTLPETGTSGFPGQLRRLGYVSLSDNEKTGFKARELKSVHVDAVGTYLRITLHRNHTNHYNHHNQPSREQLIEHYLNSTQLEAALDTTFMGKCESISPLDDLAFDMYQDPEVAHIIRVLDQKKQDMVRQEKYEQAKNLKQAVADLQKVGERLARYDVEKRCAIEKEDYDLAKKKKELMEEYRRSVYQQLEVHNLLDMTVITRTADSSPAQDPPSLLPSPGHRSVPTKPLMSTDTFRKGKKTNAPQNQQSDAEAVVPKLSSQADTPCTPAAVPKIDVTSVPYDEKPLPTLQRKDRPVEAIPSPAEQHSPQPDAQQTPDSPEMSGEPEPLTEKAQREAGLPIEVYGESLVAGAYSKTWSYREDALLNTYKKLLELSPTTPKEELRNMIRAAVFLVKKSLLDKVSSVFHASLKLLRLLLSKLIPGLGRAEVTHCMDQTWPNLLARTGDSASRLRGTATAFIQEIAVLKDVRTLQVIPSELVKPLKSNFPSRLARSRAELLEKLLADLGTGNSGFTLDNVMTFCTAALQHNASAVRELAVRLILSMYQQHRAAVLRYLPPNDAAARKNFLLKTLFDGFAKIDGKLVDTQTLKKGGGPQDGQKEKEEIHSLQEQLAALKEITERGNESTKGQMTKKEAPKVDSQKSSKTTVTKVPQNKVTDSIDVQQSINDLDNLCIFCGKKDESFTEDGLDLHYWKHCPMLRRCDECRQVVEIASLTEHLLGECESRSKFSQCPRCSEAVATEDLTRHVQGPACNTPISGKGSNHCPLCHNNFIPGEKAWKAHLMGREGCKQNSRRTAVSQRTQPAQGRAVGGSKLNQAWSVGARARAMGRGSRIPALAPLARGHTPGKH, encoded by the exons ATGCCCAGAAAGATAGGATTCATTGTGGTCAACTCTTCAAGTCATGAAGACAACTTCAGTGCCAAGGAACTCATGGTGCATGCACCCACAGTCAATGGCTGGAGATCTAACAG GCTGTGCTCGTACCCTCAACACGTCACCCTCCAGCTGGTGGAGAGAAGTAGGGTGAGGAAACTGCAGCTGCTGGCCCACCAGTACCTGATCCCAGCCAAGGTGGAGTTCCACATTGGAGACACCCTCCCTGAAACCGGCACCTCAGGGTTTCCCGGGCAGCTTCGCAGACTCGG GTACGTGTCTTTGTCGGACAATGAGAAGACAGGCTTCAAAGCTCGGGAGCTGAAGTCGGTCCATGTAGACGCCGTCGGAACGTACCTGAGAATAACCCTCCATAGGAACCACACCAACCATTACAATCACCACAATCAG CCAAGCAGAGAGCAGCTGATCGAACACTACCTCAACAGTACCCAGCTGGAAGCCGCCTTGGACACGACCTTCATGGG TAAATGTGAATCCATCTCGCCCTTGGACGACCTGGCCTTCGACATGTACCAGGACCCCGAAGTGGCCCACATCATCCGTGTCCTGGACCAAAAGAAGCAGGACATGGTCCGGCAGGAGAAATACGAGCAGGCCAAGAATCTGAAGCAGGCTGTTGCAGACCTGCAGAAG GTGGGGGAGCGTTTGGCTCGGTATGATGTGGAGAAACGGTGCGCGATCGAAAAGGAAGACTATGACCtggccaagaagaagaaggagctgATGGAGGAGTACAGGAGGAGCGTCTACCAGCAGCTGGAAGTCCACAACCTGTTGGACATGACAGTG ATCACACGGACCGCAGATTCATCCCCAGCCCAGGATCCTCCCTCCCTTCTGCCTTCTCCAGGTCACCGTTCAGTCCCCACCAAGCCTCTTATGTCCACAGACACATTcaggaaggggaaaaaaacgaACGCTCCTCAGAACCAACAGTCGGACGCAGAAGCGGTTGTGCCCAAACTAAGCAGCCAAGCTGACACACCGTGCACCCCCGCTGCTGTACCCAAGATAGAC GTTACCAGTGTGCCTTATGATGAGAAGCCGCTGCCAACCCTTCAGAGGAAAGACCGGCCTGTGGAGGCCATCCCGAGCCCTGCAGAGCAGCACTCCCCCCAACCTGACGCCCAACAGACTCCAGACAGCCCAGAGATGAGTGGAGAGCCAGAGCCCCTGACGGAAAAGGCCCAGAGAGAGGCCGGCCTTCCAATAGAGGTCTATGGAGAAAGCCTG GTGGCTGGTGCGTATTCCAAAACCTGGTCCTACAGAGAGGATGCTCTCCTGAACACGTACAAGAAGCTTTTGGAGCTGTCACCCACCACCCCCAAGGAGGAGCTGAGAAACATGATAAGAGCTGCAGTCTTCCTGGTCAAGAAGTCCCTGCTGGATAAAGTGTCATCT GTTTTCCACGCCTCCCTGAAGTTGCTGCGGCTCCTGCTGAGCAAGCTGATCCCAGGGCTGGGCCGGGCCGAGGTGACCCACTGCATGGATCAGACTTGGCCCAACCTGCTGGCCAGGACTGGAGACTCAGCCAGCCGCCTCCGGGGAACAGCCACTGCCTTCATACAG GAAATTGCTGTTTTGAAGGATGTACGCACCCTGCAGGTAATCCCAAGTGAGCTGGTGAAGCCCTTGAAATCCAACTTCCCCTCTCGTCTGGCTCGGAGTCGGGCCGAGCTGCTCGAGAAGCTACTCGCTGATCTGGGTACAGGGAACTCTGGCTTCACCCTGGACAATGTCATGACG TTCTGTACAGCAGCTTTGCAGCACAATGCATCAGCGGTTCGAGAGCTGGCGGTGCGTCTCATCTTATCCATGTACCAGCAGCACAGAGCTGCTGTTCTCCGCTACCTTCCACCCAATGATGCTGCTGCACGGAAGAACTTCCTCCTCAAAACCCTCTTTGATGGCTTTGCCAAGATTGATGGAAAGCTGGTGGACACTCAG ACTTTGAAGAAGGGAGGTGGTCCGCAGGATGGGcaaaaggagaaggaggagatcCACTCTCTTCAGGAGCAGCTGGCTGCCTTGAAAGAGATCACA gagagagggaatgaAAGCACCAAAGGACAAATGACCAAGAAAGAAGCTCCCAAAGTTGATTCCCAAAAATCCAGCAAAACAA CTGTCACAAAAGTGCCGCAGAACAAGGTAACGGACAGTATTGACGTTCAACAATCTATCAACGATCTGGACAA CCTGTGTATATTCTGCGGTAAAAAGGATGAGTCATTCACAGAGGATGGATTGGACCTTCACTACTGGAAACACTGTCCTATGCTGAGACGCTGCGATGAATGCAGACAG GTAGTGGAGATAGCCAGCCTCACCGAGCACCTACTGGGTGAATGTGAAAGCAGGTCCAAGTTCAGCCAGTGCCCGCGCTGCTCGGAGGCCGTGGCCACTGAAGATCTGACTCGCCACGTCCAGGGTCCCGCCTGCAACA CCCCCATCTCGGGTAAAGGCTCCAACCACTGTCCTCTGTGTCACAACAACTTCATACCCGGAGAAAAG GCCTGGAAGGCTCACCTCATGGGCAGGGAGGGCTGTAAACAAAACTCACGCAGGACTGCGGTGTCCCAGAGAACCCAGCCAGCACAAG GCAGGGCTGTTGGTGGATCCAAGCTGAACCAGGCCTGGTCGGTCGGGGCCAGAGCCAGAGCTATGGGCCGAGGCAGCCGGATCCCGGCCCTGGCACCCCTCGCCAGAGGACACACACCGGGGAAGCACTGA
- the cep104 gene encoding centrosomal protein of 104 kDa isoform X3: MPRKIGFIVVNSSSHEDNFSAKELMVHAPTVNGWRSNRLCSYPQHVTLQLVERSRVRKLQLLAHQYLIPAKVEFHIGDTLPETGTSGFPGQLRRLGYVSLSDNEKTGFKARELKSVHVDAVGTYLRITLHRNHTNHYNHHNQVALVAINVLGDSLDGNAFNTIPSREQLIEHYLNSTQLEAALDTTFMGKCESISPLDDLAFDMYQDPEVAHIIRVLDQKKQDMVRQEKYEQAKNLKQAVADLQKVGERLARYDVEKRCAIEKEDYDLAKKKKELMEEYRRSVYQQLEVHNLLDMTVITRTADSSPAQDPPSLLPSPGHRSVPTKPLMSTDTFRKGKKTNAPQNQQSDAEAVVPKLSSQADTPCTPAAVPKIDVTSVPYDEKPLPTLQRKDRPVEAIPSPAEQHSPQPDAQQTPDSPEMSGEPEPLTEKAQREAGLPIEVYGESLVAGAYSKTWSYREDALLNTYKKLLELSPTTPKEELRNMIRAAVFLVKKSLLDKVSSVFHASLKLLRLLLSKLIPGLGRAEVTHCMDQTWPNLLARTGDSASRLRGTATAFIQFCTAALQHNASAVRELAVRLILSMYQQHRAAVLRYLPPNDAAARKNFLLKTLFDGFAKIDGKLVDTQTLKKGGGPQDGQKEKEEIHSLQEQLAALKEITERGNESTKGQMTKKEAPKVDSQKSSKTTVTKVPQNKVTDSIDVQQSINDLDNLCIFCGKKDESFTEDGLDLHYWKHCPMLRRCDECRQVVEIASLTEHLLGECESRSKFSQCPRCSEAVATEDLTRHVQGPACNTPISGKGSNHCPLCHNNFIPGEKAWKAHLMGREGCKQNSRRTAVSQRTQPAQGRAVGGSKLNQAWSVGARARAMGRGSRIPALAPLARGHTPGKH; encoded by the exons ATGCCCAGAAAGATAGGATTCATTGTGGTCAACTCTTCAAGTCATGAAGACAACTTCAGTGCCAAGGAACTCATGGTGCATGCACCCACAGTCAATGGCTGGAGATCTAACAG GCTGTGCTCGTACCCTCAACACGTCACCCTCCAGCTGGTGGAGAGAAGTAGGGTGAGGAAACTGCAGCTGCTGGCCCACCAGTACCTGATCCCAGCCAAGGTGGAGTTCCACATTGGAGACACCCTCCCTGAAACCGGCACCTCAGGGTTTCCCGGGCAGCTTCGCAGACTCGG GTACGTGTCTTTGTCGGACAATGAGAAGACAGGCTTCAAAGCTCGGGAGCTGAAGTCGGTCCATGTAGACGCCGTCGGAACGTACCTGAGAATAACCCTCCATAGGAACCACACCAACCATTACAATCACCACAATCAG GTTGCTTTGGTTGCCATTAATGTTCTGGGGGATTCTTTGGATGGCAATGCTTTTAACACTATT CCAAGCAGAGAGCAGCTGATCGAACACTACCTCAACAGTACCCAGCTGGAAGCCGCCTTGGACACGACCTTCATGGG TAAATGTGAATCCATCTCGCCCTTGGACGACCTGGCCTTCGACATGTACCAGGACCCCGAAGTGGCCCACATCATCCGTGTCCTGGACCAAAAGAAGCAGGACATGGTCCGGCAGGAGAAATACGAGCAGGCCAAGAATCTGAAGCAGGCTGTTGCAGACCTGCAGAAG GTGGGGGAGCGTTTGGCTCGGTATGATGTGGAGAAACGGTGCGCGATCGAAAAGGAAGACTATGACCtggccaagaagaagaaggagctgATGGAGGAGTACAGGAGGAGCGTCTACCAGCAGCTGGAAGTCCACAACCTGTTGGACATGACAGTG ATCACACGGACCGCAGATTCATCCCCAGCCCAGGATCCTCCCTCCCTTCTGCCTTCTCCAGGTCACCGTTCAGTCCCCACCAAGCCTCTTATGTCCACAGACACATTcaggaaggggaaaaaaacgaACGCTCCTCAGAACCAACAGTCGGACGCAGAAGCGGTTGTGCCCAAACTAAGCAGCCAAGCTGACACACCGTGCACCCCCGCTGCTGTACCCAAGATAGAC GTTACCAGTGTGCCTTATGATGAGAAGCCGCTGCCAACCCTTCAGAGGAAAGACCGGCCTGTGGAGGCCATCCCGAGCCCTGCAGAGCAGCACTCCCCCCAACCTGACGCCCAACAGACTCCAGACAGCCCAGAGATGAGTGGAGAGCCAGAGCCCCTGACGGAAAAGGCCCAGAGAGAGGCCGGCCTTCCAATAGAGGTCTATGGAGAAAGCCTG GTGGCTGGTGCGTATTCCAAAACCTGGTCCTACAGAGAGGATGCTCTCCTGAACACGTACAAGAAGCTTTTGGAGCTGTCACCCACCACCCCCAAGGAGGAGCTGAGAAACATGATAAGAGCTGCAGTCTTCCTGGTCAAGAAGTCCCTGCTGGATAAAGTGTCATCT GTTTTCCACGCCTCCCTGAAGTTGCTGCGGCTCCTGCTGAGCAAGCTGATCCCAGGGCTGGGCCGGGCCGAGGTGACCCACTGCATGGATCAGACTTGGCCCAACCTGCTGGCCAGGACTGGAGACTCAGCCAGCCGCCTCCGGGGAACAGCCACTGCCTTCATACAG TTCTGTACAGCAGCTTTGCAGCACAATGCATCAGCGGTTCGAGAGCTGGCGGTGCGTCTCATCTTATCCATGTACCAGCAGCACAGAGCTGCTGTTCTCCGCTACCTTCCACCCAATGATGCTGCTGCACGGAAGAACTTCCTCCTCAAAACCCTCTTTGATGGCTTTGCCAAGATTGATGGAAAGCTGGTGGACACTCAG ACTTTGAAGAAGGGAGGTGGTCCGCAGGATGGGcaaaaggagaaggaggagatcCACTCTCTTCAGGAGCAGCTGGCTGCCTTGAAAGAGATCACA gagagagggaatgaAAGCACCAAAGGACAAATGACCAAGAAAGAAGCTCCCAAAGTTGATTCCCAAAAATCCAGCAAAACAA CTGTCACAAAAGTGCCGCAGAACAAGGTAACGGACAGTATTGACGTTCAACAATCTATCAACGATCTGGACAA CCTGTGTATATTCTGCGGTAAAAAGGATGAGTCATTCACAGAGGATGGATTGGACCTTCACTACTGGAAACACTGTCCTATGCTGAGACGCTGCGATGAATGCAGACAG GTAGTGGAGATAGCCAGCCTCACCGAGCACCTACTGGGTGAATGTGAAAGCAGGTCCAAGTTCAGCCAGTGCCCGCGCTGCTCGGAGGCCGTGGCCACTGAAGATCTGACTCGCCACGTCCAGGGTCCCGCCTGCAACA CCCCCATCTCGGGTAAAGGCTCCAACCACTGTCCTCTGTGTCACAACAACTTCATACCCGGAGAAAAG GCCTGGAAGGCTCACCTCATGGGCAGGGAGGGCTGTAAACAAAACTCACGCAGGACTGCGGTGTCCCAGAGAACCCAGCCAGCACAAG GCAGGGCTGTTGGTGGATCCAAGCTGAACCAGGCCTGGTCGGTCGGGGCCAGAGCCAGAGCTATGGGCCGAGGCAGCCGGATCCCGGCCCTGGCACCCCTCGCCAGAGGACACACACCGGGGAAGCACTGA